The Alteromonas stellipolaris genome includes a region encoding these proteins:
- the atpD gene encoding F0F1 ATP synthase subunit beta has product MSQGKVVQIIGAVVDIEFPQTAVPRVYDALRVTEGGLSGLTLEVQQQLGGGVVRSIALGSTDGLQRGLAVENTENPIMVPVGTATLGRIMDVLGNPIDEAGPIGEEDRMSIHRAAPSYEDQSSSVELLETGIKVIDLVCPFAKGGKVGLFGGAGVGKTVNMMELIRNIAIEHSGFSVFAGVGERTREGNDFYHEMNDSNVLDKVSLVYGQMNEPPGNRLRVALTGLTMAEKFRDEGRDVLFFVDNIYRYTLAGTEVSALLGRMPSAVGYQPTLAEEMGVLQERITSTKTGSITSIQAVYVPADDLTDPSPATTFAHLDATVVLSRDIASLGIYPAVDPLDSTSRQLDPLVIGQEHYDVARGVQTVLQRYKELKDIIAILGMDELSEEDKQVVSRARKIQRFLSQPFFVAEVFTGSPGKYVSLKDTISGFKGILEGEYDSLPEQAFYMVGSIEEAQEKANKA; this is encoded by the coding sequence ATGAGTCAAGGTAAGGTCGTCCAAATCATTGGCGCCGTTGTGGACATTGAGTTTCCACAAACTGCGGTACCAAGAGTTTATGACGCACTACGAGTTACCGAAGGTGGCTTGTCTGGGTTAACCCTAGAAGTGCAACAACAATTAGGTGGCGGTGTAGTTCGCTCTATCGCCCTAGGTTCTACTGATGGCTTACAGCGCGGTTTGGCTGTAGAGAACACTGAAAACCCTATTATGGTTCCAGTGGGTACAGCTACACTTGGCCGTATCATGGACGTATTGGGTAACCCAATCGACGAAGCAGGCCCAATTGGCGAAGAAGACCGTATGTCTATTCACCGTGCAGCGCCTAGCTACGAAGATCAGTCTAGCTCAGTAGAATTACTAGAAACTGGTATCAAAGTAATCGACTTGGTTTGCCCATTCGCTAAGGGTGGTAAAGTTGGTCTATTCGGTGGTGCTGGTGTAGGTAAAACTGTAAACATGATGGAGCTTATCCGTAACATCGCAATCGAACACAGTGGTTTCTCTGTATTCGCTGGTGTTGGTGAGCGTACTCGTGAAGGTAACGATTTCTACCATGAAATGAACGACTCTAACGTACTTGATAAAGTATCGTTGGTTTACGGCCAAATGAATGAGCCTCCTGGTAACCGTTTACGTGTTGCTTTGACAGGTCTTACTATGGCTGAGAAGTTCCGTGACGAAGGTCGTGACGTACTTTTCTTCGTAGATAACATCTACCGTTATACCCTAGCTGGAACAGAAGTATCTGCTCTTCTAGGTCGTATGCCGTCTGCGGTAGGTTACCAGCCTACACTTGCAGAAGAGATGGGTGTACTTCAAGAACGTATTACGTCAACGAAGACAGGTTCAATCACGTCAATCCAAGCGGTATACGTACCTGCGGATGACTTGACGGATCCATCTCCGGCAACCACCTTTGCTCACTTAGACGCAACAGTTGTACTTTCTCGTGATATCGCGTCTCTTGGTATCTACCCTGCGGTAGACCCACTAGATTCAACTTCACGTCAGCTTGACCCATTAGTTATCGGTCAAGAGCACTACGACGTAGCACGTGGCGTACAAACTGTACTTCAGCGTTACAAAGAGTTGAAAGACATCATTGCCATCCTAGGTATGGACGAGTTGTCTGAAGAAGACAAGCAAGTGGTATCACGTGCTCGTAAAATTCAGCGCTTCCTTTCTCAGCCTTTCTTCGTAGCAGAAGTATTCACTGGCTCTCCAGGTAAATATGTATCGCTTAAAGACACTATCAGTGGCTTTAAAGGTATCCTGGAAGGTGAATATGACTCTCTACCAGAACAAGCCTTCTACATGGTTGGTTCTATCGAAGAAGCGCAAGAGAAAGCCAATAAAGCATAA